In the Cydia amplana chromosome 14, ilCydAmpl1.1, whole genome shotgun sequence genome, one interval contains:
- the LOC134653863 gene encoding uncharacterized protein LOC134653863: MFTAMIDKCTSFSAVQKLYYLKGFLSDEPLDLIKNLPLEDNSYPEALRLLKERYDNKVRITQEHVNALLDMPTITRSNVTNLRNFISVVKQHLAALQNLGEPVDKWDAIIICILSKKIDLPTYRAFQLERNNNVSPTVKEFLGYVEKRALAFENTDVQKGPSQSFVSHPVAAPAKPSAHKPQLQCLYYSSDADEE, encoded by the coding sequence ATGTTCACAGCCATGATCGATAAGTGTACTTCTTTTTCAGCCGTGCAGAAGCTGTATTATCTTAAAGGTTTTTTAAGTGATGAACCGCtcgatttaataaaaaatctgCCATTAGAAGACAACAGCTATCCAGAAGCACTGCGCTTACTGAAAGAACGATACGATAATAAAGTTCGAATTACGCAAGAACATGTTAATGCACTGCTAGATATGCCTACAATCACGCGATCTAACGTCACTAATTTACGAAATTTTATTTCAGTTGTCAAACAGCATCTTGCTGCTCTGCAAAACCTGGGTGAGCCTGTAGATAAGTGGGATGCCATAATTATTTGCATCCTATCTAAGAAGATCGACCTGCCTACCTACAGAGCATTTCAACTGGAGCGAAATAACAATGTGTCGCCCACGGTAAAGGAATTCCTAGGTTACGTGGAAAAACGTGCCCTAGCATTTGAAAACACTGACGTGCAAAAGGGGCCTTCGCAGAGCTTTGTCAGCCATCCTGTAGCTGCACCAGCAAAGCCGTCAGCGCATAAGCCTCAGCTGCAATGTTTATACT